From the Candidatus Melainabacteria bacterium genome, the window TTTGAAGAGCTCGTTGCATTCATCAGCCAACACACCACCAATGATGGTGCATTTGCCATATCGTGACGCATTCACAACCGTCTGAGCCCTTATGTTTATCTGGCCAAAATCACAAGTCTGCAAAAACGGAATCGAGCTGCCGTAGACAACAAGCGGCATCTTCGTCCAAACAATCGCCGACTGACACATAGGACACGATTCACCAGTAGTGTACAAACACATGTCTTGCCAGTTGAACGATTTGTCGCCGTCCGGGCAATTTCGAATAGCCGTCATCTCACCATGCCAGATCGGGTTCTTTTCGACTTGCACCCACCCCTCCGCCACGACCTTTTTTGTCTTGATGTTCACAACTACTGATCCAAAGGGACATTCGGGTACCTTCTTAGCTTGTTCGATTGCAAGGCGCATAAAATGATCGTGGTCTAGCTCGGGAAATTTCCTCGCGTTAGCAGCTTCTACCTTTATATGCGAGTAGCATGAAGCGAAAGCAGCTGCTGCTGAAAAAATGGCATTGCGACGGGTAATTTTCCATTCTGTCATCGACTGAACCTCTAGGAACCGTTTTCTATTTACCCACTCGAGAATATTTCTGCTAATTCGTAGTTGAGTTGTCCGAACAGTTTTCCTTCTGATCAATTCGTCCGCACGTTTTTTATACGGATTTTATGAGGGGTCTTGCAACATTACTATGAAGCTTCAGATTGAGATTTCTCCAGGGAAATACACCTCGACTGAACCCAGGCAACTAGACGGAGTACAGCATCAGTGACACGTGAAGTTGGATCTTCTGAAGGAAGAGATACAGTCCATCACCGTTCGCATATTTCACACGGTGACGGACATCATGCCATGCATAGAGAAGCCGTAGCTGCCCTCTCCAGTCCTGGCGAATCTTACAAGTCAGCTGATGCAGGCGCATCAGATGGGGGCGGTGCAGCTCTGCATCCCTTTGCCATTTCGGACAGAAGACGCAAGTCCAGTCACCCTGCCGGCGCAGGTGCCGGTGCTGGCGCTGCCACCGAGACTGCCAGCGAATCTAGAGGCAGAGTAGAAGATCCGCGATACAACCTGCCCGACCTGAAAATATCCGGATTCATTCCAGCCAGAGACGCAACAAACAGCGTCAGTTCACTAATTGAACGCGGCGTCTTCCATGATGCAAGACCAGCCGAAACACATCAAGGGCAAACCGAAACATATCAAAGAACAGCGGCCCCAGAAAGATTTGCCGCAGATACGTCAAGAATGCGCGATGCCGGAAGCGGTGACACACGAGCCAAACAGCCTGAAATCGTAGTGCAATATGGCGACGCACAAGGTCAGAATGGAAGCGGACAACAGTCACCAGATTTCGTCATTCGCAAAGATGGAACAATTGAGGTCCACCGCGACTTCGAAGCTAATCCACACGGCAACATTGTCGTACAAATGGAACGCAGCGAAGGACAGGTCGACCCGAGACAGAATCCAGAATATGCCAGGCAAATGCAAGCTCAAGCCGACTTGCTGAAATATCTCCAGGGACGAATCCATAGTGCATATCCAGAAGCTAGAACAGACGGTGTCGCACTTCATGATGAACAGAACCTGGTTCCTGAGTCAGTACAAAAATCGATCGGTGCGCGTAAGACTGATTCCCTTGGAAAAGATTTTTCGCCAGAAACACAGCACGCTGTGGAAAATCTCGGTCGATTCAAAGGCGCAGGTCACGGCAGCATAAGTCGGCACGCAGCGGACGGATACTTCCCTCAGCGCGAAGTTCCTATTCAAAAGGGTGAAACCAACTCAGCAGCTGCTTTCAAAGACACAGTTGCCGCTCTGTTTCAAGCCGATAAGGATCATCCTTATGAGACTATACGCCGCACCAGTGACGGTGGCCACGCCGTTGGTCGATATGGTCTGACAAAGCACCACATATCCAATTGGCTCGCAGGTCTAAACCTTGGCGAGCCGCCCGATCCAGCTAAAATCGCCGAGTTGATCAAGCAAGGCAAATTGCCGGAAGGATTTACGGCCGAGTCGGTGCAGAGACTACAAAATCTGGCCAATAGACTTGGTGACGGAAACAGCAATATCACCGCAGACGAACTGAAAAGCGAACTGCCGAAAGAACTGCAAGAAAGAATCGCAACTGGTCTCAGCAAACAGTATGCGGAAGAATCTCACGGCGATTCTGGAACAGCTGCGCTGGCATGGCTCAAGGGCAAACGCGTCGGTGAGCTTACTCAAGAAGAACAGAATGACCCGTCCGGAATGCAAATCAAAGATGCCGCGCAGAAAGCCTACAGTTTGGCGACCGCACGACAAATGTCTCAAGCTGGAGACCGCATCGAATTCAAAGACGGCGGTGATGGATCGCCTCTGGGAATTCAAATCGCCAGTCGAGCGCAGCATGTTGCTGAATCTATGGGAAGCGTTGGATACTGCAAACGCGGCGTAAGACAAGCACTCGAACCATTTGGAATTCATCTGCAAGGTTCATATGCAAAAGATTCAGCCGAGCAGTTAGC encodes:
- a CDS encoding nucleoside deaminase gives rise to the protein MTEWKITRRNAIFSAAAAFASCYSHIKVEAANARKFPELDHDHFMRLAIEQAKKVPECPFGSVVVNIKTKKVVAEGWVQVEKNPIWHGEMTAIRNCPDGDKSFNWQDMCLYTTGESCPMCQSAIVWTKMPLVVYGSSIPFLQTCDFGQINIRAQTVVNASRYGKCTIIGGVLADECNELFKHAKKLNDLKA